One genomic region from Terriglobus aquaticus encodes:
- a CDS encoding YfiR family protein: MRRILLRTLRRRIWNVARRASRAALQLCICLLPCAVACDAQDTSEYALKAAFLFHFAQLTKFPAEAGSPRAFAFCTVGKDPFGGELERVLSAKTIASRPTTILHLKDAANVRNCSVLFVGADQEKQATAFLAGARDAAVLITGESTRILHAGAMIAFERDGERLRFQVNPANAAKSGISFSSNLLNLASSIVRD; encoded by the coding sequence GTGAGGCGCATACTCCTGAGAACACTTCGGCGAAGAATATGGAACGTTGCTCGGCGTGCATCGCGCGCTGCGCTCCAACTCTGCATTTGCCTGCTACCTTGCGCTGTCGCTTGCGACGCACAGGACACGTCGGAGTACGCGCTCAAAGCGGCCTTCTTATTTCACTTCGCGCAACTTACTAAGTTTCCAGCCGAAGCGGGATCGCCGCGAGCTTTCGCATTCTGCACAGTTGGGAAAGACCCATTCGGCGGCGAGCTTGAGAGAGTTCTCTCCGCGAAAACGATTGCAAGTCGGCCAACGACCATACTGCACTTGAAGGATGCGGCAAACGTCCGCAACTGCAGCGTGCTCTTCGTCGGCGCCGACCAGGAAAAGCAGGCAACCGCATTCCTAGCTGGCGCTCGTGATGCTGCTGTCCTGATCACCGGCGAGTCCACCCGCATTCTGCACGCTGGCGCGATGATCGCCTTTGAGCGAGATGGGGAGCGTCTCCGGTTTCAGGTGAACCCGGCGAATGCTGCTAAGAGTGGCATCAGTTTCAGCTCTAACCTATTAAATCTCGCCAGCTCGATCGTTCGCGACTAA
- a CDS encoding hybrid sensor histidine kinase/response regulator codes for MRPSALPVQKKLTLLIMSACAFALTLAIFGLCMYERESAQARAKAELSTLAGTLASNSAASLAFNDAQTATQMLSALSIDKDVVRADLYDLHGKVFARYRRGGEQASADLADKQGTSVRRGVYLNGDHTGDLSIVSTMDSFRAKRWEYGKIALLMLAVSLLGSYFAAAWLVPMLTNPIVQLSFLAERITREKDYSLRAEMTTTDEVGTLVQSFNQMLSTIQQREQSLNEVNSVLEARVAERTADLSEQIRERTLAEEKMREAKEAAEMANRAKSEFLANMSHEIRTPINGVIGMTGLALDTELTEEQREYLETVRLSADSLLDVINDILDFSKVEAGKVELDIVEFDLRDLLELTLTTLALRASEKGLELLCDIAPDVPTRVTGDGPKVRQVILNLVGNAIKFTPSGEVCLSVRRQGEGDHVSNLLFTVSDTGIGIPKDRIQAIFDPFSQADASTTRKFGGTGLGLTISSRLVTCMGGQMWVESTPGVGTQFSFALQLPGVASVSAPEQHEPNRSLHNVRALIVDDNATNRRILERMLVSWGMRPTCADSAEQGISELLSTRNANDPYELIITDMHMPDVDGFEFVLRVRENTEVKAPTIMMLTSGGRRGDLSRCQELRIAAYLTKPIRSDELKLAIAQAMEGELQAAFALHAPTTKATPPNRPIQQQSAPRQLRILAAEDNLVNQRLVLRLLQKRGHIVEIANDGIEAVNAWKRQRFDLILLDIQMPNMSGIEAAEAIRRLEDGQSRTRIIALTANAMKGDREIYLASGMDGYLAKPIRTRELDIVLEESIAVLPAMAAEESSNLADGELLTGNSALPVVNLEELLVRVQDDRELLQELVDIFNEEYPPLLERLQAAVGVQDRAVIRKETHTLKGMLGNLACFRAADCARELERMSEASPLFAMQKTRQRLSSLISESSNQLQEYLQGVAA; via the coding sequence GTGCGTCCCAGCGCATTACCCGTCCAGAAAAAGCTGACCCTGCTGATCATGTCGGCATGCGCATTTGCGCTCACGCTTGCGATCTTTGGACTCTGCATGTACGAGCGTGAAAGCGCCCAGGCTCGAGCCAAAGCGGAGCTGTCTACCCTGGCTGGCACGCTGGCTTCCAACTCTGCTGCATCTCTTGCATTCAACGATGCTCAGACGGCAACGCAGATGCTCAGCGCTCTCAGCATCGACAAGGATGTCGTGCGAGCCGACCTGTACGATCTGCATGGCAAAGTCTTCGCGCGTTATCGCCGTGGTGGCGAGCAGGCGTCCGCGGACCTCGCGGACAAACAGGGCACCTCTGTTCGGCGCGGCGTTTATCTGAACGGCGACCACACCGGCGACCTCTCCATCGTCTCGACGATGGACAGCTTCCGCGCCAAGCGTTGGGAATACGGCAAGATCGCACTTCTCATGCTGGCGGTCTCGCTGCTTGGTTCTTATTTTGCCGCCGCTTGGTTGGTGCCCATGCTTACCAATCCAATCGTGCAGCTCTCTTTTCTAGCAGAGCGGATTACGCGAGAGAAGGATTACTCCCTGCGCGCCGAGATGACCACCACGGATGAAGTGGGAACGCTGGTCCAATCCTTCAACCAGATGCTCTCGACCATCCAGCAGCGAGAGCAGTCGCTGAACGAAGTCAACTCCGTACTCGAGGCACGGGTTGCGGAACGGACTGCAGATCTGAGCGAACAGATCCGTGAGCGCACGCTGGCAGAAGAGAAGATGCGCGAGGCCAAAGAGGCCGCAGAGATGGCGAACCGTGCGAAGAGCGAGTTTCTGGCCAACATGAGCCATGAAATTCGTACGCCCATCAATGGCGTGATCGGTATGACCGGCCTTGCCCTAGATACCGAACTAACGGAAGAGCAGCGTGAATATCTCGAGACCGTTCGCCTTTCCGCGGATTCCCTTCTCGACGTAATCAACGACATCCTGGACTTTTCTAAGGTCGAAGCCGGCAAGGTAGAACTCGACATCGTAGAGTTCGATCTCCGCGATCTGCTGGAGCTAACTCTAACCACGCTGGCTTTGCGCGCCAGTGAGAAGGGCCTGGAGCTACTCTGCGACATAGCACCGGATGTGCCCACGCGGGTCACCGGGGATGGTCCCAAGGTGCGACAGGTGATCCTCAACCTCGTCGGCAACGCTATCAAGTTCACGCCATCCGGAGAAGTCTGCCTCTCCGTGCGTCGGCAAGGTGAGGGCGACCATGTCTCCAACCTGCTCTTCACTGTGTCTGACACTGGCATCGGTATTCCAAAAGACCGCATCCAGGCGATCTTCGATCCCTTCTCGCAGGCAGACGCCTCAACCACAAGGAAATTCGGCGGAACGGGCCTTGGTCTCACCATCTCTTCGCGGCTGGTCACCTGCATGGGCGGCCAGATGTGGGTTGAAAGCACACCGGGTGTCGGCACCCAGTTCAGCTTCGCTCTGCAGCTCCCTGGAGTCGCCTCTGTGTCCGCGCCGGAGCAGCACGAGCCAAATCGCAGCTTGCACAATGTCCGCGCTCTGATTGTGGATGACAACGCTACGAATCGCCGCATCCTGGAACGCATGCTGGTGAGCTGGGGCATGCGGCCAACCTGCGCAGACAGCGCTGAACAAGGCATCTCGGAGCTGCTCTCAACCCGAAACGCGAACGATCCATATGAACTCATCATCACCGACATGCATATGCCCGACGTCGACGGATTCGAATTCGTGCTTCGTGTTCGAGAGAACACCGAGGTGAAGGCGCCAACCATCATGATGCTCACATCCGGCGGTCGTCGTGGGGACCTCTCACGCTGCCAGGAGCTGCGGATCGCCGCCTACCTCACCAAGCCCATCCGCTCGGATGAGTTGAAGCTGGCTATCGCTCAGGCCATGGAAGGAGAACTTCAGGCTGCATTTGCGCTGCATGCTCCAACTACAAAGGCCACGCCACCCAACCGACCGATCCAACAGCAATCGGCTCCGAGGCAACTGCGCATCCTGGCCGCGGAAGACAACCTGGTGAACCAGCGGCTGGTGCTGCGATTGCTACAGAAACGTGGCCACATCGTGGAGATTGCCAACGACGGCATCGAGGCGGTCAACGCATGGAAGCGTCAAAGGTTCGATCTGATCCTGCTCGACATCCAGATGCCAAACATGAGCGGCATCGAAGCGGCCGAAGCGATTCGGCGACTCGAAGATGGTCAGTCTCGTACCCGCATCATCGCGCTCACGGCGAATGCAATGAAGGGCGATCGTGAGATCTACCTGGCCAGCGGCATGGACGGCTATCTTGCGAAGCCAATCCGTACGCGCGAGCTCGATATTGTGCTTGAAGAGTCGATCGCCGTGCTGCCCGCCATGGCAGCAGAAGAAAGTTCAAATTTGGCCGACGGGGAATTGCTTACGGGAAATTCTGCCTTGCCGGTCGTCAATTTGGAAGAGCTGCTCGTGCGCGTTCAGGATGATCGTGAACTGCTGCAGGAACTCGTCGACATCTTCAACGAAGAGTATCCCCCTCTCCTGGAAAGACTGCAGGCTGCTGTCGGTGTCCAGGACCGTGCTGTGATCCGAAAGGAAACGCACACATTAAAAGGCATGCTCGGCAATCTGGCCTGTTTCCGCGCCGCGGACTGCGCCCGGGAACTCGAACGCATGTCCGAAGCTTCACCGCTATTTGCAATGCAGAAAACAAGGCAACGGCTCAGCTCGCTCATTAGCGAATCTTCGAACCAGTTGCAAGAGTATCTCCAAGGAGTGGCAGCATGA
- a CDS encoding EAL domain-containing response regulator — MNVLIADDDPLSRKLVERTLQNAGYQVTSTRNGREALAYLQAQRGPTLAVVDWNMPEIDGLSLCSAAKSKAGDQGLLYLILLTSRESKQDLVRGLSAGADDYLVKPTHPEELKARVRAGERILALQARLQEEARRDPLTKLANRDALISELQQASESFAAGVGSPFALMFLDIDRFKIINDSLGHIAGDDLIRCLAERLTLCVAARKRSPQHQSSNARDTVARVGGDEFVILLRDISEPAQAAQIAEFIQDAFNTPFLISGKEMVVSTSIGVAISNHESNTPTSLLSDADTAMYMAKSTGPGRYRICDAGMHQQSSDTLELEAALRRALDLQQFRVFYQPILSLKTMQITGFEALLRWERPGHGMVAPDKFIPLAEETGLIIDIGDWVLQQACSQMRDWNGHFSTSMFVSVNVSMRQFSGPLFRNSVEKALASTGLPPHLLALEITESLAMKNSAETLQMLHELRSMGVQLSCDDFGTGYSSLSYLHQLPLRTLKIDRSFVSGKSDKLETRRIVEAIVALARNLNMQVVAEGVENEQELDWLTSLGCDSAQGYLFSKPLPPELAAEQIEKPKRPLITLGNVLSRPTLRLACAV, encoded by the coding sequence ATGAATGTTCTGATCGCAGACGATGATCCGCTATCAAGAAAGCTGGTGGAGCGGACCTTGCAGAACGCAGGCTACCAGGTGACAAGCACGAGGAACGGACGAGAGGCACTTGCTTACCTGCAAGCCCAACGCGGGCCCACACTGGCTGTTGTGGATTGGAACATGCCAGAGATTGACGGCCTTTCGCTTTGCAGTGCGGCAAAATCAAAGGCCGGTGATCAGGGGCTTCTGTATCTCATACTGCTTACCTCGCGCGAATCTAAACAGGATCTTGTGCGGGGTCTAAGTGCAGGAGCGGACGACTATCTGGTCAAGCCGACGCATCCCGAGGAACTGAAGGCGCGCGTGCGGGCTGGCGAACGAATCCTGGCTTTGCAAGCACGTCTGCAGGAGGAGGCTCGGCGCGACCCGCTGACCAAGTTAGCCAATCGTGACGCCCTGATCTCTGAACTTCAGCAGGCAAGCGAGAGCTTTGCAGCCGGAGTGGGGAGTCCATTCGCCCTGATGTTTCTGGATATTGATCGCTTCAAGATTATCAATGACAGTCTCGGCCACATTGCCGGAGACGATCTAATCCGTTGCCTCGCTGAAAGACTCACGCTGTGCGTAGCCGCTCGCAAACGCAGTCCGCAGCACCAAAGCAGCAATGCAAGAGATACGGTCGCGCGTGTTGGCGGAGACGAATTTGTGATCCTGCTGCGCGATATCTCTGAACCTGCTCAGGCTGCGCAAATCGCAGAGTTTATCCAGGACGCGTTCAACACTCCGTTCCTGATCTCAGGAAAAGAGATGGTGGTATCAACCAGCATCGGGGTGGCAATCAGCAACCACGAATCGAACACCCCAACCTCTCTCCTCAGCGATGCTGATACCGCGATGTACATGGCGAAAAGTACAGGCCCGGGACGATATCGGATTTGCGACGCAGGCATGCACCAGCAATCCTCAGACACACTTGAGCTGGAAGCAGCACTTCGCAGAGCCCTCGACCTCCAGCAGTTCCGGGTTTTCTACCAGCCCATACTGTCTCTCAAAACGATGCAGATCACGGGCTTCGAAGCTCTCTTGCGTTGGGAACGTCCGGGCCACGGCATGGTCGCTCCAGACAAGTTCATCCCGCTCGCGGAAGAAACCGGCCTCATCATAGACATTGGTGACTGGGTTCTACAGCAGGCGTGCTCCCAAATGCGAGATTGGAATGGTCACTTCTCCACATCCATGTTCGTCTCCGTGAATGTTTCCATGCGGCAGTTCTCCGGGCCCTTATTCCGCAACTCCGTGGAGAAGGCGCTCGCATCCACCGGGCTTCCGCCGCACCTGCTTGCCCTAGAGATCACGGAATCGCTCGCCATGAAGAATTCCGCGGAAACTCTGCAGATGCTCCACGAGCTTCGCAGCATGGGTGTTCAGTTGAGCTGTGATGACTTCGGCACCGGATATTCATCGCTCAGCTATCTTCATCAACTTCCACTGCGAACGCTCAAGATCGACCGCTCCTTTGTCTCTGGCAAATCAGACAAGCTGGAGACCAGGCGCATCGTCGAAGCAATAGTCGCACTCGCACGCAATCTGAACATGCAGGTCGTGGCGGAAGGCGTTGAGAACGAGCAGGAACTTGATTGGCTCACCTCTCTCGGCTGCGACTCTGCACAGGGATACCTCTTTTCGAAACCCCTCCCGCCGGAACTCGCAGCGGAGCAGATCGAAAAGCCCAAACGCCCGCTGATAACGCTTGGTAACGTACTCTCCCGTCCCACGCTGAGGCTTGCATGCGCCGTGTAG
- a CDS encoding alkaline phosphatase family protein translates to MTDGLRWQELFRGADASLLTKENYWDGRDPAPLQQRFLAPTAGERRAKLMPFFWSLFAKEGVVFGDQDAGSTASVTNGFNFSYPGYSETLTGHGDPRIDSNDNKPNPNRTVLEWLNTQPRLHNSVAAFGAWEVISGVVNARRCGFTVNTSYAPLQLSPSTPVLDAINLQKQYAPHVWDDESFDAPTFFTALEYLRVKRPHVLFLSLGETDDWAHGKNYGEYLLSANRVDTYLETLWTTLQAMPQYRDNTAILFTTDHGRGATGDGWTSHGQKLPESKNIFIAVMAPGLPARGVLTQVPAVTQSQIAATMSRFLGQDWNAAEKQAGKPLPLWP, encoded by the coding sequence ATGACCGATGGGCTGCGCTGGCAGGAGCTGTTCCGCGGCGCGGACGCGTCCCTGCTGACAAAAGAGAACTACTGGGACGGGCGAGATCCGGCCCCACTGCAGCAGCGGTTCCTGGCGCCGACCGCGGGGGAACGCCGCGCAAAGCTGATGCCGTTCTTCTGGAGCCTCTTCGCGAAAGAAGGCGTCGTGTTCGGTGACCAGGACGCAGGCTCAACCGCCTCGGTCACGAACGGCTTCAACTTCTCCTATCCCGGCTACTCCGAAACTCTGACCGGCCACGGCGATCCGCGCATCGACTCCAACGACAACAAGCCCAACCCGAATCGCACCGTGCTGGAGTGGCTCAACACGCAGCCCCGTTTGCACAACAGCGTTGCGGCGTTTGGAGCGTGGGAGGTCATCTCCGGCGTGGTGAATGCCAGGCGCTGCGGCTTTACCGTCAACACCAGCTACGCACCCCTGCAGCTTTCCCCGAGTACACCCGTGCTGGATGCGATCAACCTACAGAAGCAGTACGCGCCGCACGTGTGGGATGACGAGAGCTTCGATGCGCCCACGTTCTTTACCGCTCTGGAGTACCTGCGCGTGAAGCGACCACACGTGCTCTTTCTGTCCCTGGGTGAAACCGACGACTGGGCGCACGGGAAGAACTACGGTGAGTACCTGCTGAGTGCGAATCGCGTCGATACGTACCTAGAGACGCTGTGGACCACTCTGCAAGCGATGCCGCAGTATCGGGACAACACGGCGATCCTCTTCACAACCGATCACGGGCGAGGGGCGACCGGCGATGGCTGGACGTCGCACGGCCAGAAGCTTCCGGAATCGAAGAACATCTTCATCGCCGTCATGGCTCCGGGCCTGCCCGCTCGGGGAGTGCTGACCCAGGTTCCGGCCGTCACACAATCGCAGATCGCTGCCACGATGAGCCGCTTCTTAGGGCAGGACTGGAATGCTGCAGAGAAGCAGGCTGGCAAGCCTCTGCCCCTTTGGCCTTAG
- a CDS encoding TonB-dependent receptor yields the protein MNFHANKKYAITLTLAAVATAHGQSTQGSIFGVVHDASGAAIPGATVTVTDTDTQVKTTTTSKGDGNYQVLNLTADHYTVQVSAAGFQTTTVNSLLLTARQQLRADIAMPLGSVGQEMTVSAGDAGVIATDSATIDASLTGEEVRDLPANYRASSGGNSPLSIIQALPGVQPAGGGYSVQGGLPFQTEVSVDGITMQSTTSNAPIADAMPSGDSVAEIRVDGVLNGPEFGQPGEVTTVTKSGTNQMHGSAFYYHQDSGLQANQYGALLKPKLVTNDFGASLGGPVFLPHLYRGKDRTFFFGTYEGYRSPRTTPYQYSVPTVQMKQGNFSNVVGVKPLTNPFTGGTYANYTVPVNSVAAKFLSLFPDPNFGNTGTYAPGTLNYYANRDNSLNSNQFDVRGDQYLGSKGLIFGRFTWKNSAQATPATLLLPVGQNQVQNRVLVTAFNYNFTPSLVNEFRFGFLLNTSGNTNPFNGTGFVTTTGLQGLQNLFYNGVPELDFNFLTSLNSDRLSSISKSRTFQYTDNLTWVKGRHSLKFGGDIRQIEAVTPLGFNGADNYGTFDFTSASFTGQEFADFLIGAPNQTFYDVVQADNDGKTLHYHFYTQDQWKASDRLTLTYGVRYEFHPAYHDPSGNIGNFDPSVAKSGRVIYPTGKQALLSQPFLDSFNSCGVGQSTGRAAQNGAACTPTLDNTQAGLPDGLRTAIHTRFLPRFGFAYRLTNDNRTVLRGGFGMYNITLLGSNFYSLTGTLQANTVQYTNQRTANGPAYVWPSIFVGSGTSTSTASYGQAYFGTANDVHWKDPYSEQISLSLDRDLGHQFGVRGSYIGMMTHHLVWAPNLNDLPYSTTVSAYNQPLSARPFPNWGRINTRSTGADANYQSLQINVSHHRTGGLTFDSTYTLAKNVSNNQGPGSNSGFAGESGGSRASYAGGANVDFGQVYGTRRHRWNSTMVYDLPLGRGRRFGGNMNRFADLLVGGWQTSNIFLWQGGAFLSPYFPSGQGDPSGTGSGLNGGLYGDLGHRSQKADRGLGSLTPANRNRLNWVNKAAVVCPGSPNWVPGSACTTGSGQAGAPLPIGRFGNLQNGSIVGPGTVALSSGLSKRFHIYDRVALRAEGTFTNVLNHTNLADPSMNVANAQFGVITATTTDDFAGPRTGQISARIEF from the coding sequence TTGAACTTTCACGCAAACAAGAAGTATGCGATCACATTGACACTTGCCGCAGTTGCGACAGCCCACGGTCAGTCCACCCAGGGCTCCATCTTTGGCGTTGTGCACGACGCAAGCGGCGCAGCCATCCCCGGTGCAACGGTAACGGTGACCGATACCGACACTCAAGTGAAGACGACCACGACCAGCAAGGGCGACGGTAACTACCAAGTGCTGAACCTAACTGCCGATCACTACACGGTTCAGGTCAGTGCGGCTGGATTTCAGACCACAACGGTGAACAGCCTGCTGCTCACAGCACGCCAGCAGTTGCGCGCCGACATCGCAATGCCGCTTGGATCGGTGGGGCAGGAAATGACCGTGTCCGCGGGCGATGCGGGTGTGATCGCGACGGACAGTGCAACGATCGACGCCTCGCTGACGGGAGAAGAAGTACGCGACCTGCCGGCGAACTACCGCGCGAGTTCCGGCGGCAACAGCCCGCTCAGCATAATTCAAGCTCTGCCCGGCGTGCAGCCCGCAGGCGGCGGCTACTCCGTGCAGGGCGGTCTGCCGTTTCAAACGGAGGTCTCCGTCGACGGCATCACCATGCAAAGTACAACCAGCAACGCGCCCATCGCGGATGCGATGCCCTCAGGCGATTCCGTGGCAGAGATACGCGTGGACGGCGTACTGAACGGACCTGAGTTTGGCCAGCCGGGCGAGGTGACGACCGTGACCAAGAGCGGCACGAACCAGATGCACGGCAGCGCTTTCTATTATCACCAGGACTCTGGTTTGCAGGCGAACCAGTATGGCGCGCTGCTAAAGCCGAAGTTGGTGACGAACGACTTCGGAGCGAGTCTGGGCGGGCCTGTGTTTCTCCCACACCTGTATCGCGGCAAGGACCGCACCTTCTTCTTTGGAACCTACGAGGGCTACCGTAGCCCGCGCACCACGCCCTACCAATACAGCGTGCCGACAGTACAGATGAAGCAAGGAAACTTCAGCAACGTGGTGGGAGTCAAGCCGCTGACGAACCCATTCACCGGTGGAACCTATGCCAACTACACGGTCCCGGTGAATTCAGTTGCTGCTAAGTTTCTGTCACTCTTTCCAGATCCAAACTTTGGCAATACCGGGACGTATGCGCCGGGAACGCTCAACTACTACGCGAATCGTGACAACTCGCTCAACTCCAACCAGTTTGACGTGCGTGGCGATCAGTACCTGGGCAGCAAGGGGCTGATCTTCGGGCGCTTCACCTGGAAGAACAGCGCGCAGGCCACACCCGCTACGCTGCTGCTACCCGTCGGTCAGAACCAGGTGCAGAATCGCGTTCTGGTCACGGCGTTCAATTACAACTTCACACCTTCGCTGGTCAATGAATTCCGGTTCGGTTTCCTGCTCAACACCAGTGGCAACACGAACCCGTTCAACGGCACAGGGTTTGTAACTACGACCGGTCTTCAGGGGCTGCAAAACCTCTTCTACAACGGCGTCCCCGAACTCGACTTCAACTTTCTGACCTCGCTCAATTCCGACCGCCTCTCGTCCATCAGCAAGTCGCGTACCTTCCAATACACCGACAACCTGACCTGGGTGAAGGGCAGGCATAGCTTGAAGTTCGGCGGAGACATTCGCCAGATTGAGGCGGTCACGCCGCTGGGTTTCAATGGCGCAGATAACTACGGCACCTTTGACTTCACCAGCGCATCGTTCACCGGCCAGGAGTTTGCGGATTTCCTGATCGGCGCGCCGAACCAGACCTTCTACGACGTGGTGCAAGCCGACAATGATGGCAAGACGCTGCACTACCACTTCTATACGCAGGATCAGTGGAAAGCGTCCGACCGCCTTACACTGACCTATGGTGTGCGCTATGAGTTTCATCCTGCGTATCACGATCCGTCCGGCAATATCGGTAACTTCGACCCTTCCGTTGCAAAGTCCGGCCGCGTGATCTATCCCACTGGCAAGCAGGCGCTTCTCTCGCAGCCGTTTTTAGATAGCTTTAACTCCTGCGGTGTGGGCCAGAGCACTGGCCGTGCCGCGCAGAATGGTGCCGCATGCACGCCCACGCTTGACAACACGCAAGCGGGATTGCCGGACGGCCTTCGCACGGCCATTCACACGCGCTTTCTGCCCCGCTTTGGATTCGCCTACCGACTGACGAATGACAACCGCACCGTGCTGCGCGGCGGCTTCGGCATGTACAACATCACGCTGCTCGGCTCGAACTTCTATTCGCTCACGGGTACCTTGCAGGCGAACACGGTGCAGTATACGAATCAGCGAACCGCGAATGGCCCGGCTTACGTGTGGCCTTCCATCTTTGTTGGTTCGGGCACGTCAACGTCAACGGCAAGCTATGGACAGGCCTACTTCGGCACGGCAAACGACGTGCACTGGAAGGATCCGTACTCCGAGCAGATCTCTCTCTCGCTCGACCGCGACCTCGGCCATCAGTTCGGCGTACGCGGCTCGTACATCGGCATGATGACGCACCACCTGGTTTGGGCGCCTAACCTGAATGACCTGCCGTACTCCACAACCGTGTCGGCCTACAACCAGCCGCTCTCGGCTCGCCCGTTCCCGAACTGGGGACGCATCAACACGCGCTCCACCGGGGCGGACGCGAACTACCAATCGCTGCAGATCAACGTTTCGCATCACCGTACGGGCGGCCTCACCTTCGACTCCACTTACACGCTTGCCAAGAACGTTTCCAACAATCAGGGCCCTGGATCGAACTCCGGATTTGCCGGCGAGAGCGGCGGCAGCCGTGCGTCCTACGCGGGCGGAGCGAATGTCGACTTCGGCCAGGTGTATGGCACGCGGCGCCACCGCTGGAACTCGACCATGGTGTACGACCTGCCACTCGGCCGCGGACGCCGCTTCGGCGGCAACATGAACCGTTTTGCAGATCTGCTGGTCGGCGGCTGGCAGACCAGCAACATCTTTCTCTGGCAGGGCGGCGCGTTCCTCTCTCCGTATTTCCCTTCCGGACAGGGCGACCCGTCGGGCACTGGTTCGGGCCTGAATGGCGGCCTGTACGGCGACCTCGGGCATCGGTCGCAGAAGGCCGACCGCGGTTTGGGAAGCCTGACCCCGGCGAACCGGAACAGATTGAACTGGGTGAACAAGGCAGCGGTCGTCTGCCCGGGTAGCCCCAACTGGGTGCCGGGCTCCGCTTGCACCACAGGCAGCGGCCAGGCCGGAGCACCGCTGCCCATCGGCCGGTTTGGCAATCTGCAGAATGGGTCGATTGTCGGACCGGGAACGGTCGCTCTTTCCTCCGGACTCAGCAAGCGGTTCCACATCTATGATCGGGTGGCTTTGCGAGCAGAAGGAACCTTCACCAACGTGCTGAACCACACGAACCTTGCGGACCCGTCGATGAACGTTGCAAACGCTCAGTTCGGTGTCATCACCGCCACCACTACCGATGACTTCGCCGGGCCGCGCACCGGACAGATTTCCGCTCGTATCGAGTTCTAA